A single genomic interval of Lathyrus oleraceus cultivar Zhongwan6 chromosome 7, CAAS_Psat_ZW6_1.0, whole genome shotgun sequence harbors:
- the LOC127104309 gene encoding uncharacterized protein LOC127104309, translating into MPCSPNAEPSNPNREDPVADSVNTPHARRPKETISGFSSSIVLEERTKECSRYVHNAIATIVTGILSGNHEVPRVSIPLNTIEPDSVADQENTESLGKNISDDVEQTDAHKESNIEKPLDNVDGEEVHVTHDVSNNPNCEAETVDLEEFSDNELLCSVLPSIAKRVRTRREKKTVAQRSPRKKIDVPTSSKTTVAVESSLKRKVHGPTKSWSKVVPKKKKTKFVIVESDSDVPCNAGLRKTVTRFSKCYEKLVKEFIVNLSEECADGKSMEFRKVYVRGKCVNFSPSVINKYLGRPDEAQPELEVRKWPLKGKLVASKMSVKYAMLHKIGAANWVSTNQKSTVAVMLRKFIYVVGTKAKFDYGSYIFDQTLKHAGSFSVKGPIAFPSLIYGIVLNKFPNILTENDYVKKRDSPMSFNHKLFLGTHVPDIVMTSGETSRVSNQPGKAVVIAMLKETCRELEARKLNLEKLISSLEMTEGDVLADGGEFGEVAVVAEEAERQGEEGEADASPDDGTYDDADSESNY; encoded by the exons ATGCCTTGTTCTCCTAACGCTGAACCAAGCAACCCTAACAGAGAAGATCCTGTTGCTGACTCTGTGAATACCCcacatgcaagaagacctaaagaaactATATCAGGCTTCTCCTCATCCATCGTTCTTGAGGAACGAACCAAAGAATGTTCCAGGTATGTTCACAATGCCATTGCCACTATAGTGACTGGAATACTGTCTGGAAATCATGAGGTCCCTCGGGTTTCCATTCCCTTAAACACTATTGAACCTGATAGTGTTGCTGATCAAGAAAATACTGAGTCTTTAGGAAAGAATATCTCTGATGATGTTGAGCAAACTGATGCTCATAAGGAGTCAAATATTGAAAAACCCTTAGATAATGTGGATGGTGAGGAAGTTCATGTCACTCATGATGTCAGTAACAACCCTAACTGTGAGGCTGAAACAGTTGACCTGGAGGAATTTTCTGATAATGAGCTGTTGTGCTCTGTCctccctagcatagccaaaagggttaggactaggagagaaaagAAAACTGTGGCTCAAAGGTCCCCCAGAAAGAAGATTGATGTTCCAACCTCTTCAAAGACAACGGTGGCAGTCGAGAGTTCCCTCAAGAGGAAAGTTCATGGTCCAaccaaatcttggagcaaagtgGTGCCCAAGAAAAAGAAGACCAAGTTTGTTATTGTTGAGTCTGACTCAGATGTTCCTTGTAAT GCTGGTTTAAGGAAGACTGTGACTCGGTTTTCAAAGTGCTATGAGAAGTTGGTAAAGGAATTTATTGTTAATTTGTCTGAAGAATGTGCTGATGGCAAGTCTATGGAATTCAGGAAAGTGTATGTGAGAGGCAAGTGTGTAAATTTCTCTCCTTCAGTGATCAACAAGTATTTGGGAAGGCCTGATGAagctcaacctgagcttgag GTAAGGAAGTGGCCTCTCAAAGGAAAATTGGTGGCAAGTAAAATGAGTGTCAAGTATGCAATGTTGCACAAGATTGGAGCTGCTAACTGGGTGTCTACCAATCAAAAATCTACAGTTGCTGTAATGCTTAGAAAGTTTATATATGTTGTTGGAACCAAAGCCAAATTTGACTATGGCTCCTATATTTTTGATCAAACTTTGAAGCATGCAGgaagcttcagtgtgaagggtcctatagcctttccttctcTCATCTATGGTATTGTTTTGAATAAGTTTCCAAACATCTTAACTGAGAATGATTATGTGAAGAAAAGAGACAGCCCTATGTCTTTCAATCATAAGTTGTTCCTAGGTACccatgtccctgacattgtcatgacatcaggtGAGACATCACGTGTAAGCAATCAGCCAGGTAAAGCTGTTGTCATTGCAATGCTCAAAGAAACCTGCAGGGAATtagaggcaaggaagctgaaCTTGGAAAAATTGATTAGCTCTTTGGAGATGACTGAAGGTGATGTGCTAGCTGATGGTGGAGAATTTGGTGAAGTTGCTGTTGTTGCAGAAGAAGCTGAAAGACAAGGTGAAGAGGGAGAAGCAGATGCCAGTCCTGATGATGGTACATATGATGATGCTGACTCTGAGTCAAATTACTAG